A stretch of DNA from Anaerolineae bacterium:
GGTCGCACCGACCTGGCTCTTGACGTCATCGCCGATCATAGGCAGGCCGCGCTCGATGAACCGTTGCTGCCAGTACTTTTCGCGGGCGATGAACACCGGGATGCCGTTGACAAAGGCACAACCCGCGTTAAGGATTTGCTCGACATACCATTTGGTGGCCTGCTCGCTGCCGACCGGCAAAAAGTTGACCACCACATCGGTCTTGGTTTCCTTCAGAATTTCGGTGATGTTGGCGGTAGAGCCAGGAGCTTTGGTGATCTTCCGGGCCAGGTATGTGCCCAGGCCGTCATGGGTCATACCCCGGTGGACGGGCACGCCAAGCTTCTTGGGTACTTCAGCGAACTTGATGGTGTTGTTCTGGCCGGCCCAGATGGCCTCACCGAGGTCTTTGCCCACCTTCTCGATATCGATATCAAAGGCTGCCGAGAACTCGATATCGCGGATGTGGTAACCGCCCAGGTTGACGTGCATCAGGCCGGGGACCTGTTCGTCATCGCGGGCGTTCTGGTAGTAGTGAACGCCCTGCACCAACGCGGAGGCGCAGTTGCCCACGCCGATGATCGCCACACGTACTTTGCCCATAGCAGACCGCTTCCTTCACACAAATGTAGATGTAGTAGGTACAGGAACGGCGGAAAGCTTAACCCTGTTCCGGCCCTCTGGCAACCCCTCATCAGCCAGTGGCAGCGGAAGAAGAGATAAAAGACCGAAAGGCCAGGAGATTGGGAAGCCGACGGCGGCAGGCGCCGTAGCGACGGCAGCCGGCATTTTCTATACGCAGCAGATCGATCGCACTGGGACGTTTCATGTTGGCTGGGCGGTCGGTCGGGGCTGGTTCAGGCCGGATGATGCCGCTGGCGCTGCAGGAGGAGCAGGAACATCACCAGGTCGATGGCGAAGTGCGCGCCAACGGGCAACCAGAGCGAACCGCTGAGCAAGTATAACGCCCCCAGCAATAGCCCGGCGCCGGTGGCATAGATGAAGTACAGGCGGGTCAGGGCGTGCAACGCGCCAAAGATCACCGCCGCCGCCAGCAGGCCCAGACTGGTCTGTACTGCGCCCCGGAACAGCATTTCCTCCGGGAGGGCGGCCAGCAGGCTGAACAGCAGGACGTGCCGGAAGCGCAGCGCAGAAAGGTCAAGGGTCTGCTCGATCAGGCGCACAATCTGGTGGGTGGTGCGGAAGCGCTGCCCCAGACGCCAGACGATCACGGCGAAAGCTGTTCCGGCAATCATGCCCGGCAGGGCCAGCCACAGGTCGGCCAGCCGCAGGGCAGCCCAGATGTTTTCCCGCCGCAGGCCGTTGACCCAGATAACGGCGACAATGATCATCACCGCGCCCAGTGCAATGGCTGCCCGCACCAGGGTATCAGGATGGATCGGCCTGGGGGCCGGGGATGGCTCGGTGGAGGCCGGTGAGCGCGGAGTCAGATGCGGCGCCGGGGATGGGTTCTTGCGATGGTTGAGATCGTGAGTGTCGGGTTCGTTCAGCACAGGACCTCAAGACAGGATCATCGTTAGGAAAAAAACATGACAAATGGTATAATGGCCGGTGAGGCCAACCGGACTGAGTGTACCACAGGTATTCGTTGAAGCAGAAGCACGGCCAGGCTGCGTGGGGCTTACCGCACTATCATGATCACTAACTGGCTTTCCCGCTACAGGCCACTGCGACCGCTCAGGCCGGTGCTATTGATGGCATTGCTGATCGCGGTGGCGGCACTGGCAGGGGTGCTGGCGGTGTTCTGGCCAGCTTCTTGGCTGGCGCGGACGGGCAGCGGGTTGCTCGCCCTGACTCCTGGGGCAGGCGTTCGCTCGCCGGCAGAGGTGCTGGCCGGTGACGGAGGTGATGGCACCCTGCGCCGGATCGCCGCACCGGTGCTGATGTACCACTACATCAGTGTGCCCCCGGAAGACGCCGACGCCTATCGCCAGGACCTGTCGGTGACGCCGGAAAACTTCCGGGCGCAGATGGCGTACCTGGCCACTGCCGGTTATACGCCGATCAGCCTGTACGATTTGAATAGGGCGTTGCGCTGGGGTACGCCGTTGCCGACCCGCCCGGTTGTGCTGACTTTTGACGATGGCTACCGGGACTTCTATGAAAACGCCTTTCCGGTGCTGCGGGAATTGGGCTTTACCGCCACGGTGTTTGTCATCACAGGGCGGCTGGACGAAGGCGATCCGGCCTATCTCACCTGGGCGCAGGCGCGGGAACTGGCGGCGGCAGGGATTGACATCGAAAGCCACACCAAGGATCATCCCAGCCTGGTCGGACGGGACGCGGAATTCCTGCACTACCAGATCAAGGGCAGCCTGGAAAGCATCGAGGCGCATCTGGGACGGCCAGCACACCTGTTCTGTTATCCGGCTGGCCGCTGGGACGAAACGGTCCTCGCCCTCCTGCCGGAGTATGACGTATGGCTGGCGGTGGTGACCGAAGGCGGGATTGAACACACGACCGACGGTGTACACCTGCTGCGCCGGGTGCGTATCAGTGGTGACACCGATCTGGAAACGTTCGCGGCGCTGCTGCGTTGGGAATGGGATCGCGCAGCGTCATAGTGCTGGACCTGGAGACATACTGGCTATGGTTGTTGAGACGGACAGGGACGCTAGCCTGACCAGGCAACAGTTGCGCGCCATTCATAAGGCGGCACTGGCCATCACCAGCGAATTGTCGCTCTCGCGGGTGCTGGAAACGATCACCGTCACTGCCAGAGAACTGGTAAACGCCCGTTACGCGGCGCTGGGCGTTCCCGGCCCGCATGGCCGCCTGGAGCAGTTCATCACAGATGGCATCACGGAAGAAGAGCGCCGGGCCATGGCCCACCCGCCGGAAGGCAAGGGCTTGCTGGGTTACATCCTGCAAACGCAGGAGACCATCCGCCTGGATAACCTCCACGAGTCGCCTTACTCGGTGGGCTTCATCGAGAATCACCCCTGGATGGTGAACTTCCTGGGGGTGCCAATTGTGGCGCGGGGCGAGGTGCTGGGCAGCCTGTACCTGTGCGACAAACAGGATGGCACCCTGTTCACTGCTGGCGATGAGGTGTTGATCGAAACGCTGGCCTCCTATGCGGCGGTGGCGATTGAGAATGCCCGCCTGTACCAGCAGGTTCGCCGTCTGGCAGTACTGGAGGAGCGCGAGCGGATCGGGATGGACCTGCACGATGGCATTATCCAGTCGATCTATGCCGTTGGCCTGACCCTAGAGCACAGCGCTCTACTGCTGGAAGATGATCCGGAGGCTGCCTCTCACCGCCTGCGTTACGCGATTGACGCCCTCAACCAGACCATCCGCGATATCCGCAACTACATCATGGACCTGCGCCCACAACGCATGAAGGTGCATGACCTGGGCGAGAGCCTGCGCCAGCTGGTACACGAGTTTCGGGCCAATACACTGGTGGAAATCAAGCTCAAAGTGGAGCCGGGGATTGAGGAAGTCCTGGACGAGGGGACGAGCACGGCGCTCTTTCACATCGCTCAGGAAGCGCTGGCCAACGCCGCTAAACATGCAGCGGCCTCTGAGCTGAAGGTGATTGTGGAGCGGCTCGAACGCGACGTGCGCCTGCAGGTCTGTGATGATGGGGTGGGATTTGACCCGGATCAGATCGATCGACTACTGGGACATGGCCTGGCCAACATGACTCTGCGGGCGCAGGCAGTTGGCGGGCAACTGGAAGTGGAATCGCGGCCCATGCAGGGCACCACTGTCCGCGCCCTGTTCCCGTTCAAACGGGAGCAGATCCTCTCGTGATGCACCTGCCAACGGCGCTGGAGAAGCGCCAATGATGCGATGATTCCTGTCAACTTGGGCGCGGAAGAACGTCACTCGCTGGTAGCGCCAAGCCCCTGCTATAGTGGACACAGTACCGCTTCCGCACGGTAGCACAGGCCGTGATCTGAATCGGGGGCGAAGGGAAGAGCGCATGAAAGAAGACCTGGTCCGCCTGCTGCTGGTGGACGAAAACGCTGCAGTCCGGCGCGCTCTGGTGCTCCGCCTGTCACGGGCGCAGGATATCCAGATCATCGGCGCTACCGGCAGCTTTGAGGCGGCTATGACGACGCTGGTCGAACAGCATCCGGATGTATTGATTCTGGAAAGCAAGCGGCGTGATGGCGGTGCGCTCAAGTTCTGCCGCCAGGTGCTGGAAATGACCCTGCCGCCCCGGATCGTGATCCTGACCAGCTTTCCCAGCGAAGACGAACGACTGAGCTTTGCCCACCTGGGCATCAACCAGTATCTCCTCAAGGACATTGACACCGAGGAATTGATCCGCGTGGTGAGGCGGGAAGCGCAGCAAATCCGGCTGCGCTCGACCTGAAGCTGCGGTTGACCCGGCAAAGGCAAACAGCATACCCCGCCGTTCAGTGCAACCGGCGGGGTATGCTGTTCCGGGGGATGCCTGTCGCTGGCTGGTGGCTATTCCGGCAGAATCTCTGCGCTCAGGAAATAGTCCAGCCAGACCATGGCGGCAACCCCCAGAGCGATCACCACGATCAGTGCTTCGATGCCGAATTCGGCCCAGTCGGTGCCCAGGATCAACAGGATGACCCAGGTGCCCAGCACGCCGGCCAGCACGGACAGCACCGCCACAACCGCGCGCCGGATAAGCAGTGAAGACATATCGCCTCCTGGAAAGCCACAGGCAGGAAAAACGACTAATTCCCGACTTTTCACGTCCATTCTAGCCCGGCAGCCGGTTTTTTGCCACGCGAATCTGCGCTACACTTGGCGGCCTGAACCGGCGTGACCAATGCACTGTTGTTGTGATGACTGGCCTGGAGTGACACCGCAGTGAACAACGGCTGGACAACCTGGCCTGACCTGCGCCGTAACTTCTCCCTGATGGTTCTGAACGGCATTGCCTTCAGGGCTATCGATACGCTGGTCAGCCCGACCCTGGTGCTGACGGTTTTTCTCTCCCAGCTCACTGACAACCCGGTCATTCTGGGGATGCCGATGGCGCTGTGGAGCGGCGGGTTCATGCTCTCGCAGTTGTGGGTCAGCGGGACGATTCAGCGGCTGCCGCTTGTCCTGCCGTTCTACCGCGCGGTCAGCGTGTTCCGGCTGGCGATCTGGGCAGTGCTGGTGGTAGGCACGGCACTGTTCACAGATGCCACAGTTTTGATCGCTGTGCTGTTTCTTTTCCTGCTGGTTTACCCGCTGCTGTGGGGTATGGCGGGTATGGCTTTTTTTGAGGTGGTGGGCAAGACGGTCCCTCCACGCATGCGCGGCCTGCTTTATAGCTGGCGCCTGACGCTGGGCGGGTTGCTGGCGCTCGCTGCTGGCGGGCTGGTGAATCAGGCTCTGACTCCCGAATTTCCCCTGACCTTTCCGCGCAACTTTGCGCTACTGTTCGGCGCGGCGGGATTTTCCACGCTGGTGGGCGTGGTTTCCATGCAGTTTGTGCGGGAGCCGCCAGCGCAGGTTCAAGCGCCGGCAAGGGGCGGACTGCGGCAACGCTGGCAGGAAATCCGGACGGTCTGGCAGGGTGACCGGCTGTTCCGGCACTATGTGCTGGGACGGATCGCCCTGTTGCTGGCGGCGGGCACTGCGCCACTGATCATTGTCTATGCCCAGGCGCGTTTTGCCCTGTCGCTGAACGCGGCGGCGATCTTCCTGATGGCAGACACCATCACCGGGCTGGTGACGGTGGCGGTCAGCGGCTGGCTGAGCGCGCGCATCGGCGATCAGCGGCTGGCTGTGCTGGCTGCTGCCCTGGGCGTGGCGGTCTTCGTTCTGATTCTGGGGGCTGGCTGGGTCAACCCGGATAGCACTCTGGCGTTTGTCTGGTTCCTGCTGGTGTTTGTGCTGCTGGCGGCGCACAACAGCGCCAGTTCGATCAGCTTTACGGCGCTCACGTTGAACATCCCGCCGGAAGATCGGCGGCCCCTGTACATCGGCCTATCGAACACGATCTTTGGGCTGGCCTCGTACCTGAGCATCGGGCAGGGCGTGCTGGTCAGCCTGATTGGATACGCCGGCCTCTTCGCGCTGGCGGCGGTGCTGGCCGCGCTAGGTCTGTGGCAGGTGGCCGTCTACCTGCATGATCCCACCGATCGCCAGCTGGCGACCGGCGAGCACGCCTGAAGGTGCTCCTTTCCGCTACTATCAGCCCGATCTGGCAGCCTGTACTTGATAGCTTTTGAGAGCGAATGCCGGTTAGCATGAACGCGGTTTGCCGGGATGACGCTGTGATAGTTGGCCCTGGTTGAGGGAACAGCCTATGTCCGATCTACAGCAACGCACTTCGCGCCTGCCGGGGTTCTTCAAGCGGCCGCTGGCCGAGCGTGTGGCGCTGGTCAGCGAATGGGCCGGGCTGGACGCTGCCGAACAGGCGATTCTGCTGGGCGCAAGCGGCCTGGGTGCTCCGCAGGCCGACCATATGATCGAGAATGCGGTCGGGGTCTACGCCCTGCCACTGGGGATTGCAACGAACTTCTTGATCAATGGGCGGGATTACCTGATCCCGATGGCCATTGAGGAGCCATCCGTGGTGGCCGGGGTGAGCTATGCCGCGCGCCTGATCCGCGATGGCGGCGGCTTTGCGACGAGCAGTGATGAACCGCTCATGATCGGCCAGATTCAGGTGCTGGACGTGCCGGATGTCTATGTGGCCGCCGGGCAGGTGATCGGCATCAAGGAGGCGCTGCTGGCGGAGGCCAACTGCTGCGATCTGACGATCGTCGGGCTGGGTGGGGGGGCGCGGGATATTCAGGTGCGCCCGCTGCTGGAAACGCCCGCCGGGCCGATGCTGATCGTGCATCTGATTTATGATGTGCGGGACGCGATGGGCGCCAACACGATCAACACCGCCTGCGAACGGCTGGCTCCGCTGATTGAGAAGGCTACCGGTGGGCGGGTGAACCTGCGTATCCTGAGCAATCTGGCTGATCGGCGCACGGCTACCGCGGAGTGCACCATCCCGGCGGCAGCGCTGGCGACTGAGACGCTGACCGGCGCAGATGTGGTCCGGGGTGTTTTTGAGGCGTATGCGTTTGCTGCCGCCGATCCCTACCGCGCTGCCACGCATAACAAGGGCGTGATGAACGGTATGGACGCGGTCTGCATCGCCACCGGCAACGACTGGCGTGCGTTGGAAGCCGGGGCGCATGCCTATGCCACACGCGGCGGGCGCTACACCAGCCTGACCGAATGGTGGATCGATGCAAGCGGCGATTTGCGCGGTCGGCTGAAGTTGCCGGTAGCGGTTGGCACGGTTGGCGGGGCAACACGAGTGCATCCCGCGGCGAAGGTGGCCCTGAAGATTCTGGGCGTGAAGGGTTCCCGTGAACTGGCCGAGGTGCTGGCGGCGGTGGGACTGGCCCAGAATCTGGCAGCGATCCGCGCCCTGGCGACCACCGGTATCCAGGCCGGGCACATGCGCTTACACGCCCGGCAGATGGCCATTGCCGCCGGCGCCACCGGCGACCTGATCGGGCGCGTGGTCGAGGCGATGATCGCCGAAGGCGCGATCCGGCTGGATCGTGCCCAGGAACTGGTGCAGGAACTGGGGCAAACGCTATGAGTAGTGAGCGAATCATGATCGTGGTGGGTACACCGCCGGACAGTGTGGAGCGTGTGTTAGAGGCCATCGCCGGTGCAGGCGGCGGCGTCATCGGTAACTATACCCACTGCGCCTATACCAGCGCGGGGCAGGGACGCTTCAAACCGGGCGCGGCAGCCAACCCGCATATCGGCGAAAAGGAAAGTATCAACAGTGTGGACGAGGTGCGTATCGAGACGTTTTGCGAGCGCAGGGTGGCCAGGGCGGTGGTGGAGGCTATCCGGCGAGCGCATCCTTACGAGGAACCAGTGATCTACCTCATTCCCCTGCTGTCTGAGAATGATCTGTAGAAACGGAGTTGGGACGTGATGGAATCGGGTGAACATCCTCTGAAGAATGGCGCGACCCTGTTGCGGCCAGCGCGGGCCGTTGGCATTGCTGGCTATGGCGCGTATGTGCCGCGCTACCGGCTGCCGGGCCGCGAGATCGCCCGTGTGTGGACGGGCGGGATGGGTGGCTCGCCGGTGCGGGAGAAAGCCGTGCCCGGCCTGGATGAAGATGTGGTGACCATGTCCATCGAAGCGGCGCGTAACGCACTGGCGCGGGCGGGTATTGATCCGCAGCAACTGCGCGCTGTGTGGGTCGGCTCGGAAAGCCACCCGTATGCTGTCAAGCCGACCAGTACGATTGTGGCGGAAAGCATCGGCGCCGTCCCCAATGTGCAAGCTGCCGACTGGGAATTTGCCTGCAAAGCCGGTTCCGAGGCGATCCAGGCGTCGATCGGGCTGGTTGGCAGCAGCATGGCAGACTATGCGCTGGCTATTGGCATGGACACGGCGCAGGGCCGCCCCGGCGACGCGCTGGAGTATACGGCGGCGGCGGGCGGTGCGGCCTACATCCTCGGCCCGGCGGAATCGGCGCTGGCGGTGATCAACGCCACTTACAGCTTCGTGACCGATACGCCCGATTTCTGGCGGCGCGAGGGCGAGATGTACCCCAGCCACGGTGACCGTTTTACCGGCGAGCCAGCCTACTTCAAGCATGTGCTGAGCGCGGGAAGAACGCTGATGGATGCGCTGGGCAAGACAGCCAAGGACTACGACTATGTCATCCTCCACCAGCCTAACGTGAAATTCCCCCAGCGAGCGGCGGGGATACTGGGCTTCGGCCCGGAGCAATACAAGCCTGGCCTGCTTTCCGGCGAGATCGGCAACACCTATTCCGGCAGCAGCCTGATCGGGCTGGCGGCCACGCTGGACATCGCCCGGCCCGGTGACCGTATTCTGATGGTCAGCTATGGCAGCGGCGCGGGGTCGGACGCCTTCGATATCACCGTCACGGAACGGATCACCGAAGCTGTGGCCAAAGCGCCCACCGTGCGGGACTACATCAACCGCCGGACGGAGATTGATTACGCGCTCTACGCTCGCTTCCGCGGCAAGATCCGCCTGGAGTAAATAGGAGGCAGGGGATACGGCGCTTCTATTGCTGGGACCACGGTGTGCCGGGTGCCAGGCGCTGCTTTTTGCTGTTTGCCCGCCAGCTATCAAAACCTGTGAAAAAGCTCTCAAATCCTAGCCTGATAGCTTTTGAGAGACGTGATGCCCGATAATGTGGCCCAGATTGCAACATCGCAGCCCGCGAGGTTTCAGTAGTGCGGGCCAGGAGGAAACGGATTATGCACATTCCACGTCACTGGCGGTTGAATTCCCAGCGCTATGCGTTGCAGGGCGTGACCTGCCCGCATTGCGCTGCCAACATCTTCCCGCCACGCGAGTACTGCCCTTACTGTGAGAGTCGGACTGACGAAGCCAAGCCGTTTGAAAGTCGCGCGCCGCGCGGTGTGGCGACCACTGTTGAATTCGTGCGCGCTGCCCGGTAGGCAGGGGGCCTGAATGGTGCAGCAAGCTCAACAGTTGCCAGCTGCCGGGGTCAAGCAGCCGTTTACTTCCGGCGGCAAAGGGACCGTGCTTAGCTATACGGTGGTGACCGACGCGCCGGAAGGCTTTGAGGATCAGGCGCCCTATACGCTGGCGCTGATCAAGCTGGATGACGGGCCGACTGTCCTCGCCCAGCTGACCGATCTCGAAGGGCCTGTCAGTATCGGGATGCGGGTTGAAATGGTGACCCGCAAGCTGCGCACTGATGGTCGCAACGGGATCATTGTCTACGGCTACAAATTCCGGCCTCCACTGCGCGGCTGAATTGCTGCGCAAGCCCCAGAACAGATCAAGACGCCCGGCGCGAGAACCGGGCGTCTTCGTTGTCGCGTTCGCTAGGCGCTGAAGCGCTTGAGCACGGTGCGCAGCGTGTCCTCCATCACTTCGTAGGAGAAGTAGCGTTGGCCGATAGCGTAGTTGTGCTCAGCAATTTCTGCCTGCCGGGTTGGGTCGGCCAGCAGGTCGCGCACCTGGGCAATGACTTCCGGTGTGATGTCGTAATTGAACTCAATGGCGCGGATGCCGGTCGGGCGGATATCGGCGCGGTAGATCGGATAGGTGTGGACGACGAACGGCTTGCGGAAATACACCATCTCGATCAGGGCGTTGCCAAAGCCCTCGATCACGCTGGGGTAGGTAACCAGATCAGCGTGCGGGTAGACATCCCACAGGCTATAAACCTTGTGGCCGTGCTGGGTCCCCCGGGTATCTCCCACCCATTCGGCGACGAACAGGCAGCGTATCCCGGCGCGGCGGGCCTGCTCGGCCAGCCATTCGCCATAGCCGCCCGGTTCGTCGCGGGTGTCGCCGGTGATGACCAGTACGGCGCGTGGATCGGCCAGTTTTTCCACCAGCTCAATAGCTTTCTCAATGGCTTTGCGACGGATCACCCGCGTGGGTTGCAGGATGAGCAGGTCGTCCGGGCTGAGGCCGATGTCCTGGCGGAAGGTTGCGCTGTACTCATCCAGTGGCGCGGGCGGATTGGCAAAGTCGAAGACATTGGGCAGGTAGGTCGCCTGGATGCCAGTTCGCGCGCGCAGTTCACGGCGGGCAACGGTGCTGATCACCAGATGCTCGATCGGCTCTAGATTGGGTGGAAAAGCGGTGTCCAGCACATCCTGAATGCCATGGGTCATGAAGCGCTCACGTTCCCAGTAAAAGTCGTGGTGGTGGCAGAGCAAGGGGATGCGCGTCCGGGCTACCAGATCGTGAATGGCTACGCCCAGCGACAGGTTCATGGGGATGGTGCTGCTATTCTGGGAGATGAGCAGGTCGATCCCGTATTGCTGCACGAAATGGCTTAACTCATCCCTGAGCTGGTCGGCCAGCTCATAGAGTCGGTTGAACAGCGATCGAGGTGGATGGGGGGAGCTGAAGGCCTCATCCTGAATGGCCTGTACCTCAGGATGGCGGAAGTGCATTTCTGGGATCAGCCGTCCACGTTCCAGGACAGACTCGTGCAGCTCACCGGCACAATAGAACGTCTCGTGGCCCAACCGTTGCAAAACAGTTCCCATCTTTTCAGTTTCCAGGCTGACACCGTCCACGCCAGCCAGCCTTGTTGAGACGAATCCAATGCGCATGGGGGTGTTTTCCTTCCATTTAGTAGGCAAAATCAGGGAGTAGCACTGCTCGCTGGTTTTTGCCTGCCGCTCTATGTCATAATGGTACCAGAGTTGCCCAAAACGTTTTGGGCTATCCTCTCCAGACGTGTCCAGCCACCGCTATTGGATGGTATTTGTTTACCTCTCTGCAGGAAGGGACTGTATCGATGGCAATTACTCTTGACGATCTGCGCCTGCGCGCCATGGTTCGGTTGAGACTGTTGTATGGCCAGGCCCGGGCGGAGGCGCTATGGCCCCGGTTAGCGGCGATGCTGGCCGGGTATCAGCCCCGTCCGGCCTGCTGGGCGCCAGCCGGACGCGTTTCCGAACGGGATGCCGTACTGATCACCTATGGGGACTTGCTACGGCGAGCGGGCGAGCCACCCTTACGGACACTCCAGGCGATGCTACGGGCATACCTGGCTGATGTCATCAGTGCTGTGCACATCCTGCCGTTTTACCCCTATTCATCGGATGACGGCTTTTCTGTGATCGACTACCTGCAGGTTGACCCGGCGCTGGGTGACTGGGAGGATGTGCGCCGCATCAACGCCGACTTCCGGTTGATGTTTGACCTGGTGATTAACCACACCTCAGTCCATAGCGCATGGTTCAAAGGTTTTCTAGCCGGTGAGCTGCCATACCGCGATTTCTTCATTACGGTTGATCCGGCGACCGATCTCTCTGCTGTAACCCGTCCGCGCACCACGCCGCTACTGACACCCTTCCAGACGGCCAGGGGTGAACAGTACGTCTGGACGACGTTCAGCGCCGACCAGGCGGATCTGAATTTTGCCAGCGAAGAAGTGCTGCTGGCGATGCTGCAGGTGCTTCTAGAATATGTGACGCGCGGCGCGAACCTGATCCGCCTGGACGCCATTGCCTACCTGTGGAAGGAAATCGGTACTTCCTGTATTCATCTGCCGCAAACACATGCGGTGGTCAAGCTAATCCGGGATGTGTTGGATTATATGGCCCCAGATGTGCTGATCATCACCGAGACCAATGTTCCACACGATGAGAATATCTCTTACTTCGGGGATGGAACGGACGAAGCGCAACTGGTCTACCAGTTTTCGCTGCCGCCCCTGGTGTTGCATAGCTTTCACACAGGTAGCGCTGTGGCGCTGACACGCTGGGCGCGTACTCTGCGGAAAGCTTCGGATACCACAACCTTCT
This window harbors:
- a CDS encoding sugar phosphorylase; protein product: MAITLDDLRLRAMVRLRLLYGQARAEALWPRLAAMLAGYQPRPACWAPAGRVSERDAVLITYGDLLRRAGEPPLRTLQAMLRAYLADVISAVHILPFYPYSSDDGFSVIDYLQVDPALGDWEDVRRINADFRLMFDLVINHTSVHSAWFKGFLAGELPYRDFFITVDPATDLSAVTRPRTTPLLTPFQTARGEQYVWTTFSADQADLNFASEEVLLAMLQVLLEYVTRGANLIRLDAIAYLWKEIGTSCIHLPQTHAVVKLIRDVLDYMAPDVLIITETNVPHDENISYFGDGTDEAQLVYQFSLPPLVLHSFHTGSAVALTRWARTLRKASDTTTFFNFTASHDGIGVRPATGLLSEEEIAALLELTVARGGQVSYKTNSDGSRSPYELNVTYVDAIIDPAEPDPVQQARRFVASQAIMLACQGVPGIYLHSLLGSRNWTAGVALTGRARTINREKLDYETVERELADPRTLRHQVFHRYCDLLRIRAGQAAFHPNGAQEVLDLNPAVFAIRRTAPDGAARIVALHNVSGASQAVVLQSADLGGEGPAVLTDLVSRRSVHWEPAGIRLTLDAYQVMWLRVEREGATHLGHATLAPGPA